The Methanosarcina barkeri str. Wiesmoor DNA segment GTAAGCTTCTCGAACAGATCTGGAATATGGGGTTTGGATGTATTTTGAAACCTTTCGATGAAAAAGATCTGGAAAAAAGTATCAACATCGTTCTTTCAAGGTGCGAGCTAGAGAATGCGGATGTGAAAAAAAACTCGCGAAAGCTTCAAAACGATTCAGAAAAATTTAATTCTGCTTCAGGTTACTTACCCGGTCTCGAAGGTTCAAAGTAAACTTTCAGGCAATGTGTCAATATTTTTGTAAGGTTATATATTTTGGTAGATTGGGTAATCTATTTTTACAGATCTAATATTATACAGATCTAATATTATACAGATCTAATATTATACAGATCTAATATTATACAGATCTAATATTATACAGATCTAATATTATACAGATCTAATGTTTTTCATCCTGAAATGAGTTCGCAGATTCAGAAATACTTAAGAGTTCGATATATAATGCAACAACAGGCGACGCAAACGGTTAAGAAAAGCTAAACACTGAGTAAATTTCAATTTCATTTTAGTACTTTAGAACGACCATATAAAAGAAAGATATCGAAAGTTTAAGTAAAATAACGTGTCACCTGCATACTATAATATAACTGCAATAAAAGAAATTAAAAAAGCGAAATAATTTTTGAATAAAACAGTGTCCTACGCATTGAATTCTACGCATTGAATTATTAGATAGGAGGGCTTACATTCACAGAAGCCCATTTTTTATCTAATACTTTTCTGCTTGTCAGCTAGGTTTAAACCAGCATCCTTACTCGGCTTTAATGCGTTTAATGGTTGTAGGACGCTCTTTGACCAGGATTCTGTGTCCGCAGTACGGACACCTTATGCCTGTGTACTCGTAATCGATTTCCACTTTCTGTTTACATCGAGTGCATTTATAACCCATACAACCACAACCTTGAGATATTACTTTGCCTCAGCGACATTCTTCATAGTACGCAGCAGAGTCTGACCAACACTGGTATATGGAATATAAGTTCCGCCAGCGAAGGTGTGTCCGCACTTGCTGCATTTCCAGATGCCGGTCCCGATTCTCTTCACGGTAGGCCTGGCACATTTTGTACATACGTGCGGAGCTCGCATGCGTTCTTCCAGGTCTGCAACAAGCTTTCTGTCTTTTCGTCCATATCTGGCACCGAATCTGCCTGCTGACCTGGAAATCCTTCCTTTCTTAGTGAACTTTTTTGCCATCGTTAAAACTCCCTAAAATGAAACGTTTAATTCTAAGTGATTGAATTCGAAACCTGCTGGCTCGCAGGTCGGATCCCTGAGGTCCAGATTACCAGGTTCTATAACCACTTATTGCACGTATACTTAAACCGTAATACTGCATTTAATATTTATATTTAATTAATCCTGCCTGATCATTCCTTTTATACCAGTGCTTCCAGGTAAAGTTTCCTGATCTCAGCTGCCTTTTCACATGCCATATCTATTGCTTCCAGCACCTCAGCCTCGGTGAACGGAACAGTGCCCATTTTTTGCATGCCTGCGACGGATCCATCCGAACTTGAGACCACAGTTAATTTTGTCTCACAAACCGCTCCCTCATCCAGTGACGGGTCCACCATCAGCTTTGAGCCGATCTTGGCAAGAGTCACGCCAACAGGCATCTCTTTCATTGCAAGAGGTACGTCCGCACCGATTCCATGCTGCTCATTCGGGACAATTGTAGTCATAAGTGCCGCAATAGCAGCGAGACTGGATGCATCAATGATATTTCCATCATCATTGAGGACATGGACATCTATATAGGCAATCCAGACGGATTCTCCAACGCTTATGCAAAGCTTCTTTATATCAATTGCGCCTGATTCTCTGATTCCCCTGTCTACAACCCTTGCCATTTCGATTGCTTCTTCTCTGGGTGGGCCTGGCTCAAATTCCGGGGAAGCAATAGGATTGAGTTCCAGATTAGTAATAATTACGCCTTCGTCCTGAGAATCCGGAAAAGGAGTTCCTGGCTGAAGCTTAACTCCTACAAGGACCTGGGTGTCTCCCAGCGTTACCTTTGCCGAGCCCTCGGCTTTCGGGATAACATTTGTTTCAAGTTTGATATCTCTGAAATCTTTAAATCCACGACCATCCTGGCGTTTTCCCTTAATCATAAGGTTATAAATATAGTCCTTCTTAAGCGTAGCAATAACTTCACTCATCGTTTTCACCTCTGCTTCCTGATTCAGAGGGGTCTTTTACTACCTTCCAGGGTCCTTTGCACTTTTCTTCTTCGGACTCCTCTATGGTTTGTTCGGCAGGAGCCTCTTTCTTGGACTCAGCTTCGGACTCTATCTCTGGCTCGGATTCAAAAGTTTCTTCTGAAGCAACTTCTTCAATTCCGGCTTCTTCTTCAGGCTGTACTTCTTCAATTCCGGCTTCTTCTTCAGGTTGCACTTTTTCTTCAAGCTGAGTTTCTTCTTCAACCTCTGCCTTCTCTTCAAGCTGAGTTTCTACTTCAAGCTGAGTTTCTACTTCAGGCTGAGCTTCTTCATCAGCAGATTCCTCGATCTCGGACTCGACTTCTGCTTCTTCCCCGGAAACGACTTCTTCAGATTCAGGTTCTTCAAGCTCCTCAGCTTCGGAAACTTCCTCAAAAGAAGCCTCGAAAGAAGATTCAAAGTCAGCTTTGTCTTCAAATGCCTCTTCTTCAGCTTCTTCTTCGACTTCTGCTTCAACTACTTTTTCTGTAACTTCCCCTTCTACTACTTCAGCCTCGGCATCTTTAATGACTTTTTCTAGCTCCTCACACTCTGGAGCCTCTTTATTAACAGCACAGGCTTCAACGGTTTCTTCAGAGATACCTTCCTCAGGCTCTTCAGCTTCCTCAATAATCTCTTCTACAACTGCTGCTTCGGGAGCATATTCTAGAGAAGATTCCGTTTCCACAACCTCAAGCTCAGTCTCTTCAACCTCTTCAGCGGCTTTGGCTTCAGGTTCTTCAACAGGAGTCTCAAACTTCGTTCTCAACACTGCCTGCTGAATTTCAAGGATTTCCTTGCAGCCTTTCTTAACAAGCTCGAAGCCTTTTCTAATTTCATCAGTAGTTAGATTTCCATCCATCTGGAGCAGGGTAATTTCTCCATCCTGAGTCATTGCAACAGGAAAATCAGCCTCGCCATAATTGTCCTCTTCTTTGTTAAGATCAAGCACTATCTGCCCGTCAACTTTTCCAAAAGCACAGGAAGTAACCAGGCCTTTCATAGGAATGCCTGCATCTGCAAGCGCTATGCTTGAAGCATTAATT contains these protein-coding regions:
- a CDS encoding DNA-directed RNA polymerase subunit P — translated: MGYKCTRCKQKVEIDYEYTGIRCPYCGHRILVKERPTTIKRIKAE
- a CDS encoding 50S ribosomal protein L37ae, giving the protein MAKKFTKKGRISRSAGRFGARYGRKDRKLVADLEERMRAPHVCTKCARPTVKRIGTGIWKCSKCGHTFAGGTYIPYTSVGQTLLRTMKNVAEAK
- the rrp42 gene encoding exosome complex protein Rrp42, with the protein product MKTMSEVIATLKKDYIYNLMIKGKRQDGRGFKDFRDIKLETNVIPKAEGSAKVTLGDTQVLVGVKLQPGTPFPDSQDEGVIITNLELNPIASPEFEPGPPREEAIEMARVVDRGIRESGAIDIKKLCISVGESVWIAYIDVHVLNDDGNIIDASSLAAIAALMTTIVPNEQHGIGADVPLAMKEMPVGVTLAKIGSKLMVDPSLDEGAVCETKLTVVSSSDGSVAGMQKMGTVPFTEAEVLEAIDMACEKAAEIRKLYLEALV
- the rrp41 gene encoding exosome complex exonuclease Rrp41 is translated as MSDKPEKLITDDGLRLDGRHADEIRPMKIEIGVLSRADGSCYLEWGRNKVLVGVFGPREAHPRRSQRADTAVIRYKYNMASFSTEDRARPGPSRRSIEISKVSREAFEPVIMAELFPKTAIDIFVEILQADAGTRTAAINASSIALADAGIPMKGLVTSCAFGKVDGQIVLDLNKEEDNYGEADFPVAMTQDGEITLLQMDGNLTTDEIRKGFELVKKGCKEILEIQQAVLRTKFETPVEEPEAKAAEEVEETELEVVETESSLEYAPEAAVVEEIIEEAEEPEEGISEETVEACAVNKEAPECEELEKVIKDAEAEVVEGEVTEKVVEAEVEEEAEEEAFEDKADFESSFEASFEEVSEAEELEEPESEEVVSGEEAEVESEIEESADEEAQPEVETQLEVETQLEEKAEVEEETQLEEKVQPEEEAGIEEVQPEEEAGIEEVASEETFESEPEIESEAESKKEAPAEQTIEESEEEKCKGPWKVVKDPSESGSRGENDE